The window CCTCCGTCTCCGTTTCCAGCATCACCTTAAAGTTAACCTTCCCCGCCGCAGGTTCCTCCACCAGAACTTCCCTGATAATCCCGTCTCTTACAGCCAGAGGGCCCGTGTACATATTTACCGCCGCCTCGGCCTGAACCTGGCACAAGAAGGGTTCTGGTTGGGCCAGCCGGAAGGGGAAAGGTCCGGTGGCTTCGATTACAAGGAGACTCTCATCTTCTCCGTCCCTCCCGGGCTCCAGCCGGCTGAAGATGTTGGTAAGACGAGGGGCTCCTACCACTCCGTCCCACCTTCTTTCAGGCAACTACTAAATTATAGTATTACCGGCCGCCTTGTTCGATTACCACTTTCCTACCCTGGGAGGTTTCTATTTATTTCCCGTTAACCCAGTCCCTGGCGCCAGCGTTACGGCGGGGGACAGCCGCCCGGCCCGTTAGCTTCCCCCGGGAATCAGAAAGGCCCCAGGCATTTCTTCCTGGGGCCTTCTCGTATTGGAGGAAAGGGCTTCATAGCCCTAATTCACCGGCTATGCCCTTCATGGCTTCCAGGCCTATGCGCAAGAACTCTTCCAGGGATAGTCCCAGCTCCCGGCAGGCGGCGATCTGTTCGCGTTTAGCCCCCCGGGCGAAGGATTTCTCCTGGTAGCGGTTCAGGAGAAAAGGTACATCCACGGGAGCCAGTTTTTTCTCCGGCCGGATGAGGGCCGCAGCCACAATCAGCCCGGTCAGGGGATCGGTGGCGTAAAGGGCTTGACTCAACCGGTCTTCCCGAGGCAGGCCGTGGATCTCGTTATGGGCCTTGACGGCGTAGACGATTTCCGGTTCCATCCCTTCCTGCTCCAGCATGTCTCCCCCCACCAGGCTGTGGCGGTGGGGATCGTCTTTAGTTGCCTCATAGTCGATATCGTGGAGAAGCCCGGCCAGACCCCATTTGTCTTCGTCTTCCCCCAGGTGCCGGGCCAAGGCCCTCATGACCGCCTCTACCGCCAGGCAGTGTTTGAGGAGATTGGGGGTACTGATGTGTTTCTGTAGAAGTTCGAGGGCTTGTTCTCGCTGCAATTCCTATCACTCCGGCTGTTCCGGTATTTT of the Thermanaeromonas sp. C210 genome contains:
- a CDS encoding HDIG domain-containing metalloprotein yields the protein MQREQALELLQKHISTPNLLKHCLAVEAVMRALARHLGEDEDKWGLAGLLHDIDYEATKDDPHRHSLVGGDMLEQEGMEPEIVYAVKAHNEIHGLPREDRLSQALYATDPLTGLIVAAALIRPEKKLAPVDVPFLLNRYQEKSFARGAKREQIAACRELGLSLEEFLRIGLEAMKGIAGELGL